In the Pseudoalteromonas undina genome, one interval contains:
- the trxB gene encoding thioredoxin-disulfide reductase yields MTEAKHCKLLILGSGPAGYTAAVYAARANLNPVLITGIQQGGQLTTTTEVENWPGDAHGLTGPALMDRMKEHAERFETEIVFDHINKVDVSKRPFTLTGDQGTYTCDALIIATGASAKYLGLESETNFQGRGVSACATCDGFFYKGQKVAVVGGGNTAVEEALYLSNIADEVHVIHRRDSFRSEKILADRLAEKAANGNVVMHYNRTLDEVLGDQMGVTGVRIKDVASDATEELDLAGVFIAIGHKPNTDMFEGQLEMKDGYLVVESGLNGNATQTSVPGVFAAGDVSDHIYRQAITSAGTGCMAALDAERFLDNL; encoded by the coding sequence ATGACTGAAGCAAAACATTGTAAGTTACTTATTTTAGGTTCGGGCCCTGCAGGCTACACAGCCGCAGTTTACGCTGCACGTGCTAATTTAAACCCTGTTTTAATTACAGGTATTCAACAAGGTGGCCAGCTAACAACCACCACTGAAGTTGAAAACTGGCCTGGCGATGCACACGGTTTAACCGGCCCTGCATTAATGGATCGTATGAAAGAGCATGCAGAACGCTTTGAAACTGAAATTGTGTTCGACCACATCAACAAAGTTGACGTATCTAAGCGCCCTTTCACACTAACCGGTGACCAAGGTACTTACACATGTGATGCTTTAATTATTGCAACCGGTGCCTCTGCGAAATATTTAGGCTTAGAGTCTGAGACTAATTTCCAAGGCCGTGGTGTTTCTGCTTGTGCAACCTGTGACGGCTTTTTCTATAAAGGTCAAAAAGTAGCGGTTGTTGGTGGTGGTAACACAGCGGTTGAAGAAGCGTTATACCTGTCTAACATTGCTGATGAAGTTCATGTTATTCACCGTCGTGACAGTTTCCGTAGTGAAAAAATTCTTGCTGACCGCCTTGCTGAAAAAGCAGCAAACGGTAATGTTGTAATGCACTACAACCGTACACTTGATGAAGTGCTTGGTGACCAAATGGGTGTGACCGGCGTTCGCATTAAAGATGTGGCGTCAGATGCTACTGAAGAACTTGATTTAGCGGGTGTGTTTATTGCCATTGGCCATAAGCCAAACACCGATATGTTTGAAGGTCAGCTAGAAATGAAAGACGGCTACCTAGTGGTTGAATCTGGTCTTAACGGTAATGCAACTCAAACAAGTGTGCCAGGCGTATTTGCTGCCGGTGATGTGTCTGATCATATTTACCGTCAAGCTATCACCTCTGCCGGTACTGGCTGTATGGCTGCACTTGATGCAGAACGCTTTTTAGATAACCTATAA